TACGCTATGGCATCCGGATCACCATCCGGGTCGCCGCAAGCAAAGCCGTCGGAGTTTATCACTCCAAATAATAGCAAGCCCGCAACATGCGGCGCCGCCATTGACGTTCCGCTCTTTGAAGTAGTTCCACCGCCCTTATTGGTAGAAATAACACCTCTCCGCCTCGCATTCTCCTCTAAGATAACCTCCATGTTTGGTTCGTTATGAGTGTACAAAGTCGGTAGCGACTATCGTTCGGTCATACCTGCGGACGGCCACAACATTGGTCGAAAGTTGAACTGAATTGATAATAGAGGCGGGAACGCTAACT
The genomic region above belongs to Candidatus Neomarinimicrobiota bacterium and contains:
- a CDS encoding S8 family serine peptidase; this translates as MYTHNEPNMEVILEENARRRGVISTNKGGGTTSKSGTSMAAPHVAGLLLFGVINSDGFACGDPDGDPDAIAYQ